GACGGCCGGTTCAACCCCCTCGGACGGCCGGCACGGCCCAGGCTCCTGCACCGGATACAGCCCCGCGTTCTCGTACTCCGCCGGATCCCCGTACGGCCCGAGCTCCCCGTAGCCGGCCGGCTCCCCGTCGTCGGCGCCGTCGGCGCCGTCCCGGCGGGAGTGCCGACCGGTGCCCGGCGTGGGCAGCAGCTCCGCCTGCGGGGCGTAGCGGGCGGCGGGGGCGCGCAGCAGCCAGCCGGGCGGGTAGGTGCCGCGCGGGGTGGGCGCGATCAGGCCCATCCGGGCCAGCAGGTCGAGCGCGTCGCGGCGCAGCGCCGTCCGGTCGGCCAGGTAGTCGCGGCGCCAGCCGGCCCGCAGGCCGTACTCGTCGGCGATGTCGCCGAGGGCGCCGTCTATCAGCGCGTCGGGTATCGGCACCGCCGGCGCGGTGGGCTCGCCGGGCAGCGGGCGCAGCTCCTCGACCAGCCGTTCCACCAGCAGCAGGGCCGCCCGGGCGAGGGTGCCGGTGCCGGGCAGCGCGAGGTCGGTGAGCTCGTCGGCGGGGTCCAGCAGGGCCACGCCCTCGGTGCGCAGTTCGGCCTCCAGCCCGAGGAACTCGGCGAAGGTCCCGGCCACCGTGTGCCACTGCTCGGCCAGCCAGGCCCGCTCGGCCCCGGCCAGGTCGTCGTGGAGCACGACGGGGGTCTCGGCGAGCCGGCGGCGTACGGCGGTGCCGGGGTCGGTCTCGGCCGCCCGGCGGACCAGGTCCTCGGCGTCGGCGGCCGGTGCGGGCGGCCCGGCGGGCAGCGCGCGGGCGAGCTCCCGGTCGACGGTCAGTTCGGTGGTCGGGTCGAGGGTGTCCAGGCCGCTGCCGGTGGCGCTGAGCACCTGCCAGTCGGTCAGTACCCGCAGCGCCCCGGCCAGATCGGCCTCGGGGCCCGGCCCGCGCCCGGCGGCCGGCGGCGGGGAGGCCGCACGGACGGCGGCGACCAGCCGCCCGAGCGGCAGCCGCTCGGGGGCGTCGACCAGGACGGACAGCGCGACGGCGAGCTGGGCGTACTCGCCGGGGGTGAACGGCGTGCCGCTGCCGGGGTGCTCCAGCCGGCGGGCACCGCCGGGCCCCAGCCCGGCCTTGCCGAGGCGGGCGTGCCAGGGGCCGACCACCAGGCGGTAGCCCAGCAGGGCGTCGAACCGTTCGGTCAGCCAGTCGCGGTGACGGCGGATCAGCGGGAAGCCCTCGCCGTGCGGGCCGGCGGCCGTGATCAGCGGGTGGGCGAGCAGCAGTCGGGCGGCGATCCGGCGCTCGGCGGCGGCCGAACGCTCCTGCGGTCCGGCGGGGGCCGGGGCGGGCTCGGGCCGGCGGTGCTTGCCGCGGCGGCCGCCGGCGGCCGGGGCGGCGGCGTCCACCGCGGCGCCGGCGGTGCGGCGGGACCGGCGCGGGCCGGGCAGCGGCCGGGCCTCGCGGACCGGCCGGGCGGCCTCGGCCAGGGCGCTCGGCCCGTGCCACCAGCTCACGGCTTCGGCGGGCCCGGGCGCATCCGGGGCGGGTGCCGGCGCGCCGGCGGCGGCCGCGCCGTGCCGGGCGCCGAAGTGCCGGGCGCCGTACAGGCCGAAGGCGGCGGTGAAGAGGTCGTGGGCGCCTTCGTCGGAGGCTTCGGCGAACCAGCCGGCCAGGCGGAGCAGCCCTGGGTCCGGGGTCCCGTCCAGGCCCGCGTAGCCGGCGGTCCGCCCGGCTGCCGGCCGCCCGCCGGGGAGCCCGCCCGGTGCCTCGTCAGGGCGGTTGTCGCGCACGGCGACGCAGGCGTCGGTGGTGCCCCGCCCCGCCCCGCCCGTGCGCCCGTCCGACGTGCCGCCGGGCACCCTGACGGTGCCGACCGCGTGCTCCTGCTGATCCATGTCGTGGACCAGATTAGTCGGTGGGCGCGGCGGCCGGTGGCAGCAACCGGGCGACGCCGCGAATTGTCCGGCGGACGCGCCTCGGGCTACGCGCCGGTAACAACCCCTTCCGCCGGGCGCCCGGCGTCGCCTATGGTGCCGGACATGCCGAACCTGCCCGACGTGGTGCTGTGGTCGATACCCGCCTTTGTGCTGCTCACCGTCCTGGAGATCGTCTGCTACCGGTTCCTTCCGGACGACGACGAGCAGGGCTACAGCCCGCGGGACACCACGACCAGCCTCACCATGGGCATCGGCAGCCTGGTCTTCGACGCGCTCTGGAAGATCCCGATCCTGGCGCTGTACGCGGCGCTGTACGAGCTGACCCCGCTCCGGGTGCCCGTCCTGTGGTGGACGGTGCCGCTGATGCTGCTGGCGCAGGACTTCTGCTACTACTGGTCGCACCGCGGCCACCACGTGGTCCGGATCCTGTGGGCCTGTCACGTGGTGCACCACTCCAGCAAGCACTACAACCTCTCCACGGCGCTGCGCCAGCCCTGGACCAGCGCCACCAGCTGGGTCTTCTACGTCCCGATGATCCTGGCCGGCGTCCACCCCGCCGCGCTGGCGTTCTGCTCCTCGGCCAACCTGGTGTACCAGTTCTGGATCCACACCGAGCGGATCGGCCGGCTGCCGCGCCCGGTCGAGTTCGTCTTCAACACGCCGTCCCACCACCGGGTGCACCATGCCTCGCAGGGCGGTTACCTGGACCGCAACTTCGGCGGCATCCTGATCGTCTTCGACCGGATGTTCGGCTCCTTCGCGGCGGAGAGCACCAGGCCGGTCTACGGCCTGACGAAGAATCTGGACACCTTCAACCCGCTGCGGGTCGCCACCCACGAGTACGCCTCGATCGTCAGGGACCTCACGGCGGCCGACAACTGGCGGGACCGCCTGCGCCACCTCACCAAGGGCCCCGGCTGGCAGCCGGTCCGCCCCGACCGCCCGGAGGGCAACGCCGCATGAGCCTCAGCACCACGACCCGTGCCGCCGTCGGCGGGCGCCTGCGCGCCGCCCGCGGCCTGCTCACCGGCTTCGCCGCGACCTCGGTCGCGCACCTGGGCGCGATCCTCACCCACTCCCCCGGGCTCCAGCACGCCACCAAGCCGGCGCTGATGCCGCTGCTGGCGGCGCACAGCCTGGCGAGCACCGAGCGCGCGCCCAAGCTGCTCGCGCCCGCCCTGCTGCTGAGCGCCGGCGGCGACATCCTGCTGCAGGCGGGCGGCGACACCGCCTTCCTGGCCGGCATGGGCTCGTTCGCGGCCGCGCACGTCTGCTACGTGACCATGTTCGTGCGGCGCGGCGCGCTGGACGACCGGCGGCGGACCGCCGTCGTGGCGGCGGCCTACGCGGCGGCCTGGGCGGTCATGATCAGCCAGCTCTGGCCGGGCCTGGGCGACCTCAAGATCCCGGTCGCGGTGTACAGCCTGCTGCTCACCTCGACCGCCGTCACCTCGGCCCGGCTCGGCTGGCGCACCGGCCTGGGCGGGGCGCTGTTCCTGCTCTCCGACACCCTGATCGCCACCCAGCTGGCCGACTGGCGGGAGCTGCCGGGCCACCAGTTCTGGGTCATGGCGACCTACATCGTCGCCCAGTACCTGCTGGCGAGCGGCACGCTGCGGGCCCACCGGGAGGACGGGCCGGACGGCATCGAGGACGCGGACGGCCAGGACGGGCCGGGCCTGCGGGAGGAGCCGGGCCGGGAGCCGCGGCCCGCCACCGCCTGACGCCGCGCCCGACGCACGGCCGCGCCCCCGGACCGGTGGTCCGGGGGCGCGCACGAGCAGGGCCGGGGGCGCCGGGGCCGCGCCGCCTCAGACCGAGTCGGAGGCGGAACGGCGGCGCAGCAGCAGGAAGCCGCCCACCCCGCCGGCCACCAGGACCGCGCCGCCGGCCAGCTCGGCCGGGTTGCTGCCCACCGATCCGCCCAGGCCGGTACTCACGGCCCCGTGCGGCTCCTCGACCAGCCCGCCGTGCCCGGCCTCGGAGGTGACCCAGTCGGTGACCGCCTGGCTGGCCGCGTGGGTCGGGGTGGTGGTGGTCACCGTGGTGACCGTGACCGTGGTGGAGAAGGTCGCGCCGTCCGGGCACTTCCCGTCGACCTTGGCGTCGCCGCCGGGCTTGTTCGCCAGCTTCGCCGAGCCGGTGTGCCGGCCGTCCGAACCGAGGGTCAGGGTGACCGGCCCGCCCTCGAAGGCGCTCGACTCGGCGGTGATGGTCTTGGTGGTGCTCTTCTCGCAGGACACCGTGACGGTGACGCTCTGACCCGGCGCGGCCTGGGCCGGGCTGACCGATGCCCGGTCGCCGTCCTTGGCCAGCGCCGCCGGGGCCGCGAGGGCGAGAAGCAGGGTGGCGCCTGTCAGAGCTGCGGCGGCCGTACGCGTGGGGCGCATACCGGAACCTCCAGGATTCTCGGGCGCAGTCGGGGACTCCTGTGTCCACGTGAACGGACAACTACACCCAGTTACCCCACACGGTAGGCAGCGGCCCTCCGGGCGGCCACCGCACGGGACCGTTCGGGGGCCACCGGTACGCTCCGCGACCGGGTACGGCGGCCCCCACGGCCCGCTCGGCGACCCGGCTCAGAGGTCCAGATCGACGACGACCGGCGCGTGGTCGGACGTCCCCTTGCCCTTGCGCGCCTCGCGGTCGACGTAGCTGTCCGTCACCGCGTCCGCGAAGGCCTTGTTGCCGTACGTGAGGTCGATCCGCATGCCGCGGTTCTTGGGGAAGGCCAGCTGGCGGTAGTCCCAGTAGGTGTACGGGTGGTCGTACTTCAGCGGGCGCGGCACCACGTCCTGCAGGCCGGCCTCGCGCAGGTTCCCCAGGCTGGCGCGCTCCGGCGGGGTCACATGGGTCAGCCCGGCGAAGGCCGCGACGTCGTAGACGTCGTCGTCGGTGGGGGCGATGTTGAAGTCGCCGAGGACGGCGAAGGGCCGCCCACCGGCCGCGTCCTCGACGACGGCCCGGCGCAGCGACTCCAGCCAGTCCAGCTTGTAGCGGTAGTGCGCGTGGTCGACCTCGCGGCCGTTGGGCACGTACACCGACCAGACCCGTACCGGCCCGCAGGTCGCGGCGATCGCGCGGGGCTCCACGTCGGCCAGCAGCGCGTCGTCGGCGAGGTAGCCGGGCTGCTCGGGCAGCCCGCGCACGACGTCGTCCAGGCCGATCCGGGAGAGGATCGCGACGCCGTTCCAGCGGCCGGTGCCGTGCGCGGCCGTATCGTAGCCGAGCTCCTTGACCGCCTCGTGCGGGAAGGCCTCGGTGGAGCACTTGAGCTCCTGCAGGCAGAGCACGTCGGGCTCGGCGCTCTCCAGCCACTCCAGCAGCTTGGGCAGCCGCGCGGTGACGGAGTTGATGTTCCAGGTGGCGATGCGGACGGTCACGGCTGGCGGCCTTCCCGGGTGGGGCGGACAAAGGCCCGGGCGCGGGGGCCCGGGCGAGGGGCGGGCGTCGTTGCGGACGCCCACCCCGAATCTACCGGCAGGCACCGACAGCGGGCCGCAGCCGGAGGTGGGGGCCGCCGCAGCGGCGGGCCCCACCCGGCAAGGCGGCTACCGCGAGGGCCGGACCACCGCCGCCGCGCCGCCGCCGCGCCGCACCGGCTCGGCCGCCGCCACCCAGCGCCCGTCCGCCAGCCGCTCGACGCCGGTGGCGGCGCCGATCTCGGGGGTGACGGCGAAGACGTGCCCGAGCGCCTCCAGCCGGGCCCGCTCGGGCAGTGCCAGGAAGGCCGGCTCGGCCTGGGTCGCGGCGCTGTTGCGCTGGCTGGCCCGGGGCGCGGCGATCGCCTGCTCCAGGCTGAGGCCTCGGTCCAGCCGGCCCAGCAGCACCTGCAGCACGGTGGTGATGATCGTGGCGCCGCCCGGCGAGCCGGCCGCCAGCAGGGGCTCGCCGTCGCGCAGCACGATCGTCGGCGAGATGGAGGAGCGGGGCCGCTTGCCGGGGCCGGGCAGGTTCGGGTCCGGCACACCGGGGGTGTTGGGGGTGAAGGAGAAGTCGGTCAGCTCGTTGTTGAGCAGGAAGCCGCGGCCCGGCACGGTGATGCCGCTGCCGCCGGTCTGCTCGATCGTCAGGGTGTACGAGACGACGTTGCCCCACCGGTCGGCGACGCTCAGGTGGGTGGTGCTCGGGCCCTCGTAGGTCTCGGTGACGGCCGGGCCGGAGCTCGCGCAGGACGCCGGGTGGCGCGGGTCGCCGGGGGCCAGCGGGCTGGTCAGCGCATGGTCGGGGCTGATCAGGCAGGCCCGGGCGGCGGCGAAGCGCGGCGAGAGCAGTTCCTCGGCGGGCACGTCGGAGAAGCGCGGGTCGCCGACCCAGCGGTTGCGGTCGGCGAAGGCGATCCGGCTGGCCTCCAGGTAGTGGTGGTAGTACTGGGTGGTGTCCGCGTCGGGGGGCCCGACGTCCTCCAGGATGCCGAGCGCCTCGCCGGTGGTGGTGCCGCCGGAGCTGGACGGCGCGATCCCGTACACGTCGTAGTCGCGATACGGGACGTGGGTGGGCCGCTGCTGGGCGACCTGGTAGGCCGCCAGGTCGGCGGCGTCCACCCGGCCGGGCCTGGCCACCCGCCCGGACGCCGGGTCGACCGGCGGGTGCTGCAGCGCCTGGACGATGTCGGCGCCGATCGGGCCCTGGTAGAGCGCCTTGGTGCCGTCCCGGCCGAGCTGGCGGTAGGTGGCGGCCAGGTCGGGGTTGCGCAGGGTGGAGCCGACCTCGGGGAGGCTGCCGCCGGGCAGGAAGAGCCGGCCGCTCTCGGGGAAGTCCCGGAACCGGGCCTCGTTGCCGGCCGTCTGGTCCCGGAAGGTCCGGTCGACGGTGAAGCCCTGCTCGGCGATCCGCTCGGCCGGTTTCAGCACCTCGCCGAGCGAGCGGCTGCCCCAGAGCTGAAGGGCCTTCTCCCAGGTGGCCGAGGTGCCGGGGACCCCGACGGAGAGGCCGCTGGTGACGGCGTCGGCGAAGGCCAGCGGCTTGCCGTCGACCAGGAAGAGCGAGTCGTCGGCGGTGCGGGAGGCCGTCTCGCGGCCGTCCAGGGTGGAGACCCGGCCGGTGGCGGCGTCGTAGTGGACGAAGTAGCCGCCCCCGCCGATTCCGGCCGAGTAGGGCTCGGTGACACCCAGCGCGGCGGCGGTGGCGACCGCCGCGTCCACGGCGTTGCCGCCCTTGCGGAGGACCTCGATGCCGGCCGCGGTGGCGTCCGCGTCCACGCTGGCGACCGCGCCGCCGTAGCCCACGGCCTCCGGCACCTTGGCCGGCGGGGCGGCCGCCCCGGCCGGCGCCACCGAGGCACAGACCAGCGCGGTGGCGAGCAGCAGCGGCGGGGCGATGCGGGCCAGGGCTCTCATACGGACCTCCTGAGACGACGTCAGGTCCGTTCTTTCACAGTGGAGGTGTACCGGACAACAGGGCCTCGGCCCCGGCCGGACGACCCGGGCCGGCCGGCGGCCCCGCGACGGGCGGCCCGGCCGGGCCGGACGCGGCGGGGCAGGCCGAACGGCGCGCGGCGGGGCGACCGAACCGGCCGGGCGGAGCGGTCGGGCGCGACGGCCCGGCGGGACGGCAGGGCAGGGTGGGCGGGGTGGCCGGAATGCGGCGCCTGATCTCGGCCAGTAGCCTGCGTCACACTCATCACGCATTGCATGTGCGGCGGCACGCCTGGTAGTCATTGTCATGGCATGAACACACCGAGAGGATTCGCCATGACGACCAGAAGACCCTGGGCCCGACCCAGCACGCCCCCCAGGACCCACCCGTCCCGCCGGACGGCCGAGCCGACCCCCGGGATGTGGCGCCCCGCCAGATGAGCCGGCCCCGGCCCGGCCGCCGCCAGGGCTGCCGGGCCGCCGGGCCCGCCCGCACCACCGGCACGAACCGTACGACGGCACGGACAGCACGACAGCACGACAGCGAAACGGCAGGACGGCAGGACGGCAGGACAGCAGGACAGCAGGACAGCAGGAACCGTACGACCGGCACGCGGCGCCGCCCGCGAACCGTGCGGAGCGCAGGACCGGCACCGCCCGTCCCGGCCGCACCACCCGGCTCGCACCGCACCACCGCCCGGCAGGCCGGACAGCCGGCCCGCACCACCGCCCGGACGAACCGCGCGCATCGCGCCACCGGCGCCGACCGCGCCACCCGCCGAACCGCACCGCCGCCGGCGCCACCTTGACCGGCGGGGTCGGCCCGCTCAGGTCTCGATGCCCCGCTCGACCCGGTGGCGCTTGATCGTCCGGAACCGGCGGGCCACCTGCCGCGCGAGGTCGGCCGCGCCGACCAGCCCGGCCTCGTTGCCCAGCGCCGCGTGCACGACCGCCGCCTCCGGCCGGAAGCCCCGGCCGGTCAGCGTGCGCTTGAAGGCCTCCCGGGCCGGGCCGAGCAGCAGGTCGCCGGCCTCCGAGACGCCGCCGCCGATGACGAAGCGCCCCGGGTCCAGCGCGGCCGCCAGGTTGGCGATCCCGACGCCGAGCCAGGTGCCGAC
The sequence above is a segment of the Kitasatospora sp. NBC_00240 genome. Coding sequences within it:
- a CDS encoding DUF2398 family protein; the encoded protein is MDQQEHAVGTVRVPGGTSDGRTGGAGRGTTDACVAVRDNRPDEAPGGLPGGRPAAGRTAGYAGLDGTPDPGLLRLAGWFAEASDEGAHDLFTAAFGLYGARHFGARHGAAAAGAPAPAPDAPGPAEAVSWWHGPSALAEAARPVREARPLPGPRRSRRTAGAAVDAAAPAAGGRRGKHRRPEPAPAPAGPQERSAAAERRIAARLLLAHPLITAAGPHGEGFPLIRRHRDWLTERFDALLGYRLVVGPWHARLGKAGLGPGGARRLEHPGSGTPFTPGEYAQLAVALSVLVDAPERLPLGRLVAAVRAASPPPAAGRGPGPEADLAGALRVLTDWQVLSATGSGLDTLDPTTELTVDRELARALPAGPPAPAADAEDLVRRAAETDPGTAVRRRLAETPVVLHDDLAGAERAWLAEQWHTVAGTFAEFLGLEAELRTEGVALLDPADELTDLALPGTGTLARAALLLVERLVEELRPLPGEPTAPAVPIPDALIDGALGDIADEYGLRAGWRRDYLADRTALRRDALDLLARMGLIAPTPRGTYPPGWLLRAPAARYAPQAELLPTPGTGRHSRRDGADGADDGEPAGYGELGPYGDPAEYENAGLYPVQEPGPCRPSEGVEPAVGAVLTSAVRSGGASAQVSGGAPGRAERPARGGQVEAVVPPARGPAERPQQLPA
- a CDS encoding sterol desaturase family protein: MPNLPDVVLWSIPAFVLLTVLEIVCYRFLPDDDEQGYSPRDTTTSLTMGIGSLVFDALWKIPILALYAALYELTPLRVPVLWWTVPLMLLAQDFCYYWSHRGHHVVRILWACHVVHHSSKHYNLSTALRQPWTSATSWVFYVPMILAGVHPAALAFCSSANLVYQFWIHTERIGRLPRPVEFVFNTPSHHRVHHASQGGYLDRNFGGILIVFDRMFGSFAAESTRPVYGLTKNLDTFNPLRVATHEYASIVRDLTAADNWRDRLRHLTKGPGWQPVRPDRPEGNAA
- a CDS encoding lysoplasmalogenase, which encodes MSLSTTTRAAVGGRLRAARGLLTGFAATSVAHLGAILTHSPGLQHATKPALMPLLAAHSLASTERAPKLLAPALLLSAGGDILLQAGGDTAFLAGMGSFAAAHVCYVTMFVRRGALDDRRRTAVVAAAYAAAWAVMISQLWPGLGDLKIPVAVYSLLLTSTAVTSARLGWRTGLGGALFLLSDTLIATQLADWRELPGHQFWVMATYIVAQYLLASGTLRAHREDGPDGIEDADGQDGPGLREEPGREPRPATA
- a CDS encoding exodeoxyribonuclease III, whose amino-acid sequence is MTVRIATWNINSVTARLPKLLEWLESAEPDVLCLQELKCSTEAFPHEAVKELGYDTAAHGTGRWNGVAILSRIGLDDVVRGLPEQPGYLADDALLADVEPRAIAATCGPVRVWSVYVPNGREVDHAHYRYKLDWLESLRRAVVEDAAGGRPFAVLGDFNIAPTDDDVYDVAAFAGLTHVTPPERASLGNLREAGLQDVVPRPLKYDHPYTYWDYRQLAFPKNRGMRIDLTYGNKAFADAVTDSYVDREARKGKGTSDHAPVVVDLDL
- the ggt gene encoding gamma-glutamyltransferase; amino-acid sequence: MRALARIAPPLLLATALVCASVAPAGAAAPPAKVPEAVGYGGAVASVDADATAAGIEVLRKGGNAVDAAVATAAALGVTEPYSAGIGGGGYFVHYDAATGRVSTLDGRETASRTADDSLFLVDGKPLAFADAVTSGLSVGVPGTSATWEKALQLWGSRSLGEVLKPAERIAEQGFTVDRTFRDQTAGNEARFRDFPESGRLFLPGGSLPEVGSTLRNPDLAATYRQLGRDGTKALYQGPIGADIVQALQHPPVDPASGRVARPGRVDAADLAAYQVAQQRPTHVPYRDYDVYGIAPSSSGGTTTGEALGILEDVGPPDADTTQYYHHYLEASRIAFADRNRWVGDPRFSDVPAEELLSPRFAAARACLISPDHALTSPLAPGDPRHPASCASSGPAVTETYEGPSTTHLSVADRWGNVVSYTLTIEQTGGSGITVPGRGFLLNNELTDFSFTPNTPGVPDPNLPGPGKRPRSSISPTIVLRDGEPLLAAGSPGGATIITTVLQVLLGRLDRGLSLEQAIAAPRASQRNSAATQAEPAFLALPERARLEALGHVFAVTPEIGAATGVERLADGRWVAAAEPVRRGGGAAAVVRPSR